The following are encoded together in the Candidatus Methylomirabilota bacterium genome:
- the msrP gene encoding protein-methionine-sulfoxide reductase catalytic subunit MsrP produces the protein MLIRRPERFKTSEITDERLYLDRRSFIAGAAALAAAGCQAEAVQEPPLGAPLPATRNEALSFKEPLTKWKDATTYNNFYEFGVDKDDPAREAHRLRVRPWTVRVEGLVHKPRTFDIDELLKTFPLEERVYSLRCVEAWSMIIPWVGFPLAALLKRVEPTGAAKYVEFTTLLDPEQFPGQRQALFYTGLDWPYTEGLRLDEALHPLTLVTVGMYGRVLPNQNGAPIRVVVPWKYGFKSAKSLVRIRLVKDQPSTAWNDAAPQEYGFYSNVNPEVSHPRWSQATERRIGEFRRRPTLMFNGYADQVAHLYTGMDLRKFY, from the coding sequence ATGCTGATCCGACGGCCGGAGCGGTTCAAGACTTCCGAGATCACCGACGAGCGACTCTATCTGGATCGTCGGTCGTTCATCGCCGGCGCTGCCGCGCTGGCCGCCGCGGGCTGCCAGGCCGAAGCCGTGCAGGAGCCACCCCTGGGGGCCCCGCTGCCGGCCACCCGCAACGAGGCGCTGAGCTTCAAGGAACCGCTGACCAAGTGGAAGGACGCGACCACCTATAACAACTTCTACGAGTTCGGGGTGGACAAGGACGATCCCGCCCGGGAGGCCCACCGGCTGCGGGTCCGGCCCTGGACCGTCCGCGTCGAGGGCCTCGTGCACAAGCCGCGGACCTTCGACATCGATGAGCTGCTCAAGACCTTCCCGCTCGAAGAGCGGGTGTACTCGCTGCGCTGCGTGGAGGCCTGGTCCATGATCATCCCGTGGGTGGGGTTTCCCCTGGCCGCCCTGCTCAAGCGGGTGGAGCCGACCGGCGCCGCCAAGTACGTGGAGTTCACCACGCTGCTCGACCCCGAGCAGTTCCCCGGCCAGCGCCAGGCGCTGTTCTACACGGGACTCGACTGGCCGTACACGGAGGGTCTGCGCCTGGACGAGGCCCTGCACCCGCTGACCCTCGTGACGGTCGGCATGTATGGCCGCGTGCTGCCGAACCAGAACGGCGCGCCCATCCGGGTGGTGGTGCCCTGGAAGTACGGCTTCAAGAGCGCGAAGTCGCTCGTGCGGATCCGTCTCGTCAAGGATCAGCCCTCGACGGCCTGGAACGACGCCGCCCCGCAGGAGTACGGCTTCTACTCGAACGTCAACCCCGAAGTCAGTCACCCGCGCTGGAGCCAGGCCACGGAGCGTCGCATCGGCGAGTTCCGCCGCCGCCCGACGCTGATGTTCAACGGCTACGCCGACCAGGTCGCCCACCTCTACACCGGGATGGACCTGCGCAAGTTCTACTAG
- a CDS encoding response regulator transcription factor, translated as MPRILIVDDEPEIVRGLEDNLRFEGYQTCAATDGETALALAAREAPDLIILDLMMPKLSGWEVCQTLRGRGIDVPIIMLTARGAEPDRVRGLELGADDYLTKPFSLRELLARVRAVLRRPGPRHKVEEYAFGDVRVRVRSRQVFVAGREVSLTRKEFDLLTYLLAHQGEVVTRERLLDEVWGYERFPTTRTVDTHVLRLRRRFEADPEHPRWILTVHGQGYKFAVS; from the coding sequence ATGCCACGGATCCTGATCGTGGACGACGAGCCGGAGATCGTGCGAGGTCTGGAGGACAACCTGCGCTTCGAGGGCTACCAGACCTGCGCGGCCACGGACGGGGAGACGGCGCTGGCGCTGGCCGCCCGGGAGGCGCCCGACCTGATCATCCTCGACCTGATGATGCCGAAGCTCAGCGGCTGGGAGGTGTGTCAGACGCTCCGGGGGCGGGGCATCGACGTGCCGATCATCATGCTCACCGCGCGCGGGGCCGAGCCCGACCGGGTGCGCGGGCTCGAGCTGGGCGCCGACGACTACCTCACCAAGCCGTTCTCGCTGCGCGAGCTGCTCGCCCGGGTGCGAGCGGTGCTGCGCCGGCCCGGCCCGCGCCACAAGGTCGAGGAGTACGCCTTCGGGGACGTGCGCGTCCGGGTGCGGAGTCGCCAGGTGTTCGTGGCGGGCCGAGAGGTGAGCCTGACCCGCAAGGAATTCGACCTGCTCACGTACCTGCTCGCTCACCAGGGCGAGGTGGTGACGCGGGAGCGGCTGCTCGACGAGGTGTGGGGCTACGAACGCTTCCCGACGACGCGGACGGTCGACACCCACGTGCTCAGGCTCCGCCGGCGCTTCGAGGCGGATCCCGAGCATCCCCGGTGGATCCTCACCGTGCACGGCCAGGGTTACAAGTTTGCGGTCTCGTGA
- a CDS encoding zf-HC2 domain-containing protein, with protein sequence MTCRELIALLADYLEASLSPDAVAQLEGHLRDCAPCVAYLNTYRRTRDLAADVNRVAMPDEMKTRLRAFLLERLRDTL encoded by the coding sequence ATGACGTGTCGCGAGCTCATCGCGCTGCTGGCCGACTACCTGGAAGCCAGCCTGTCCCCCGACGCGGTCGCCCAGCTGGAGGGTCACCTGCGCGACTGCGCGCCCTGCGTGGCCTACCTGAACACCTATCGCCGGACCCGCGACCTGGCCGCCGACGTCAACCGCGTGGCCATGCCCGATGAGATGAAGACCCGGCTGCGGGCGTTTCTCCTCGAGCGCCTCCGCGACACCCTCTGA